In a genomic window of Carassius gibelio isolate Cgi1373 ecotype wild population from Czech Republic chromosome A3, carGib1.2-hapl.c, whole genome shotgun sequence:
- the LOC127955906 gene encoding NAD(P)(+)--arginine ADP-ribosyltransferase 2-like isoform X1 has translation MLLIIEALLLILAALGQDHRAAAVSEVKLDMALNSVDDQFMGCKSKMAYLVKTKYLVKEINSSPQFKIGWKVGENVIKFPIGYLTRNHLIAIYVYSDNNIYKQFNPVNRYGRKQYESKTYKWYSLNFLLTDALQILKKTQNGCRYTFRGTNVEFDKYVLNKEIRFGSFASSSTDYNVARGFGSKSCFEIYTCEGADVAKYSKYPYEKEVLIPPYEKFKVTAVRMKKYQPNLWCDTVYTLKSTGTRSNLNCALFKKPNMYNGFY, from the exons ATGTTGCTGATCATTGAAGCTCTTCTTCTCATTTTAGCTGCTCTAGGACAG GATCACAGAGCAGCTGCTGTTTCAGAAGTGAAACTGGATATGGCACTGAATTCAGTTGATGACCAATTTATGGGCTGTAAATCGAAAATGGCATACCTGGTGAAGACAAAATATCTAGTGAAAGAAATCAATAGCTCACCGCAATTTAAAATTGGTTGGAAAGTGGGTGAAAATGTTATCAAGTTCCCAATAGGTTACCTGACAAGGAACCATTTAATCGCCATTTATGTGTACAgtgataataatatatataagcaATTCAATCCTGTCAATCGTTACGGTAGAAAACAGTACGAATCGAAGACATACAAATGGTATTCCcttaactttctgttaacagATGCGTTACAGATTCTGAAGAAAACACAGAATGGATGCAGGTATACTTTTCGAGGTACAAATGTTGAATTTGATAAGTATGTTCTGAACAAAGAGATTCGTTTCGGCTCATTTGCTTCATCCTCAACTGATTATAATGTTGCACGAGGTTTTGGATCTAAATCGTGTTTTGAAATCTACACGTGTGAAGGAGCTGATGTGGCAAAATACTCGAAGTATCCCTATGAGAAAGAGGTGCTGATTCCTCCATACGAGAAGTTTAAGGTCACCGCTGTCAGGATGAAAAAATATCAGCCTAATCTCTGGTGTGATACTGTGTACACTTTAAAAAGCACTGGAACACGGAGTAACCTGAACTGTGCTCTATTCAAGAAACCAAACATGTATAATGGTTTTTACTGA
- the LOC127955906 gene encoding NAD(P)(+)--arginine ADP-ribosyltransferase 2-like isoform X2 yields MALNSVDDQFMGCKSKMAYLVKTKYLVKEINSSPQFKIGWKVGENVIKFPIGYLTRNHLIAIYVYSDNNIYKQFNPVNRYGRKQYESKTYKWYSLNFLLTDALQILKKTQNGCRYTFRGTNVEFDKYVLNKEIRFGSFASSSTDYNVARGFGSKSCFEIYTCEGADVAKYSKYPYEKEVLIPPYEKFKVTAVRMKKYQPNLWCDTVYTLKSTGTRSNLNCALFKKPNMYNGFY; encoded by the coding sequence ATGGCACTGAATTCAGTTGATGACCAATTTATGGGCTGTAAATCGAAAATGGCATACCTGGTGAAGACAAAATATCTAGTGAAAGAAATCAATAGCTCACCGCAATTTAAAATTGGTTGGAAAGTGGGTGAAAATGTTATCAAGTTCCCAATAGGTTACCTGACAAGGAACCATTTAATCGCCATTTATGTGTACAgtgataataatatatataagcaATTCAATCCTGTCAATCGTTACGGTAGAAAACAGTACGAATCGAAGACATACAAATGGTATTCCcttaactttctgttaacagATGCGTTACAGATTCTGAAGAAAACACAGAATGGATGCAGGTATACTTTTCGAGGTACAAATGTTGAATTTGATAAGTATGTTCTGAACAAAGAGATTCGTTTCGGCTCATTTGCTTCATCCTCAACTGATTATAATGTTGCACGAGGTTTTGGATCTAAATCGTGTTTTGAAATCTACACGTGTGAAGGAGCTGATGTGGCAAAATACTCGAAGTATCCCTATGAGAAAGAGGTGCTGATTCCTCCATACGAGAAGTTTAAGGTCACCGCTGTCAGGATGAAAAAATATCAGCCTAATCTCTGGTGTGATACTGTGTACACTTTAAAAAGCACTGGAACACGGAGTAACCTGAACTGTGCTCTATTCAAGAAACCAAACATGTATAATGGTTTTTACTGA